The following is a genomic window from Candidatus Zixiibacteriota bacterium.
TGTCGTCGCGGGTTGGAACGCCTTTGCCGGCGGAAGACAAGCGAGCGCGCTGCACAACGGCTGTTTCGTTTGGAACGATCCCCCGCCGCTCTCCGGATCTCTGGCAACGACGGCGGCATCGCAATTTCTGGTGGGTGTGAATGAAGTTTTTCTTGGCTGGGATTACAGCGACGTCACGCTTTCTGGCGTTCCGACGATCGGGCCCAATGACAACAAGGGTGCGATCAACCTCTACCATAACGGCGGCAATAGCCATTTCGGATACGGCGCCACTGGTGAGACCTACCTGAGCTATAGCAACCAGGGGCACCTGCAGATTCGCCGCTACAACGGCAACGGCACCTATACCGACGCCATCAACATTCCGGGCAACAACGCTTATGTCGGATTGCGCGGCGTCGGCGCGCCGACAAATGTCCTGACCCTTGCCAACGCCTCCAACGCGGGCGGGCGCGGTCTGGCGAATGCCTGGGAGACGTATAGCTCGCGGCGGTGGAAGACGGAGATAACCTCAATCGACGGCGCGCTGGACAAGCTCCTGCGTCTGCGCGGTGTGAACTACAAGCCGCTGGACGGCGGACCTCGCGAAATTGGGTTGGTTGCAGAAGAAGTCGGCGAAGTTTTGCCCGAGATTGTGCGCTTTGAAGACAACGGTATTGATGCGCGCTCGATCGACTACTCCAGAATCGTGGCCGTCCTGATCGAAGCGGTCAAGGCACAGCAGGCGCAGATCGATTCGTTGCGACAGCAGATCAACGCACCCGCGCAAGATCGCAAGTGAGGAACCGAATAACTGGGGGGCGATAACGCAGTCGTTTGCACTTGCTGCTAAACGGCCAGTTCCCGCGCGTAGCCGAACACTGCGGGGGTGCCACCGGTATGCCAGAACAGGACGCAATCGGATTTTGTGAATTCGCCGCGCTGGATCAGGTCAATCAGCGCACCCATGGCGCGGCCGGTATAGACGGGATCGAGGATGATGCCCTCGGTTGCGGCGAGCAGCTTGATCGCGTTGCGTTCCAGATCACCGACAACGCCGTAGCCGCCGCCGAGGTAGTGGTCGCGAATCTGGAAGTCGCCGCGGGTGAAGCGTTCATCGACGCCGATGCGTTCAGCCGTAGCATTGGCGATCTTCGGCAATTGTTCTTCGAAGGGGAGATCCGTCTCATCTTTGTCAATGCGAATTCCGATTACACCGACTTTCGGCATGAACAGCCGCGCACCGAGGGCCATGCCGGCCTGGGTGCCGCAGGAGCTGGAGGCAAAGACGATGTGGGTGATGCCGAGCGCACGGCCATCGGACTGTGCAGCTAATTCCGCGGTCGCTTCGACGAAGCCGACCGCGCCGATTTCATTGGAGCCACCGTAGGGGATGACATAGGGGCGTTTGCCTTGAGCGCGCAGTTGGTCGGCGATGATCGGTATTTTCTCGCCCTTGCGCGTGCTGCCGCTCCAATGCACGGACGCGCCCAGAAGCTGATCGAGAAGCAGATTGCCGGTGGCGAGTTCCGGTTCTTCGCCGCCGAGGACGAGATGGCAGCCGAGGCCGGCGACGGCGGCGGCCGCGGCAGTTTGGCGGCAATG
Proteins encoded in this region:
- a CDS encoding tail fiber domain-containing protein, with the protein product ATLPIPESVLELPELYLSIQINSDPEMTPRRQIVTVPYAAKVRTVDGALGGSIAGSVAIGALSDASGASSLAAGHGNEASGDASASLAGNLNAVTGDRSAILGGSSHAVSSENSVAIGGSGNSITGLNSVALAGTGNVVAGWNAFAGGRQASALHNGCFVWNDPPPLSGSLATTAASQFLVGVNEVFLGWDYSDVTLSGVPTIGPNDNKGAINLYHNGGNSHFGYGATGETYLSYSNQGHLQIRRYNGNGTYTDAINIPGNNAYVGLRGVGAPTNVLTLANASNAGGRGLANAWETYSSRRWKTEITSIDGALDKLLRLRGVNYKPLDGGPREIGLVAEEVGEVLPEIVRFEDNGIDARSIDYSRIVAVLIEAVKAQQAQIDSLRQQINAPAQDRK
- a CDS encoding D-cysteine desulfhydrase family protein, whose amino-acid sequence is MKLSQLPRFPLACLPTPIMELKRLSAKLGGPKILIKRDDLNGLAFGGNKTRKLEFLIGEALAHNADTVVTGGAAQSNHCRQTAAAAAVAGLGCHLVLGGEEPELATGNLLLDQLLGASVHWSGSTRKGEKIPIIADQLRAQGKRPYVIPYGGSNEIGAVGFVEATAELAAQSDGRALGITHIVFASSSCGTQAGMALGARLFMPKVGVIGIRIDKDETDLPFEEQLPKIANATAERIGVDERFTRGDFQIRDHYLGGGYGVVGDLERNAIKLLAATEGIILDPVYTGRAMGALIDLIQRGEFTKSDCVLFWHTGGTPAVFGYARELAV